The genomic interval CCTGGGAAGGAAAAACCGCTTTCTGGTGGAGGCGGACGTGGGGCCCTTGCACCTCCCAAACTCTGGGCGGATGGCGGAGCTCCTCCTTCCCGGAGCCCCTTGCTTTTACCATCCCAGGCCCACCCGCAAGACGGTGGGCCGGATGGTCCTGGTGGAAAGCCAGGGGGTCTTGGTGGGGGTGGATGCCTCCTTGGCCAACCGTCTCCTGGAGTTGCTTTTGAAGGAAGGGTTTTTCGGCTCCCTTGCGGATCTGAGAAAAGAGGTGCGCTTTGGGGGGGAGAGGCTGGACTTCTCCGCCCGGATTGGGGATAAGGAAGCCCTTTTGGAAGCCAAAAACTGTAACCGGGTGGAGGAGGACCTGGCCCTTTTCCCCGATGCCCCTACCCCTCGAGGGGCCCGGCACCTTAGGCTTCTTTCCGCCTTCGCCCGGAATGGGGGGCTAGCCTATGCGGTCTGGATGGTGCAACATCCCCTGGCCCAGGCCTTTGCCCTGGACCCGGAGGATGGGTTCCTATACCGAGCGGCCCGGGAAGCGGAGGAGGCGGGGGTGAGGCTTCTGGCCTTTCGCGTGCGCCCCGCCTTGGAAGCCCTCCATCTGGAAGGGGAGCTTCCCTGGGTTTGGCTACCCCCCAAGGAGAATCTGGAAGGCCACCATCAGGGCCACGGCTAGGGTGAGCACCGTGGCTACGCCTTCCGCCTTGGCCTCCCTTAGGGCTTCGGGGAGGATTTCCGCCGCCACCATCCAGATCATGGCCCCGGCAGCGAAGCCTAGGCCCACCGGCAAGGCGGGCTTAAAGAGTTCCACAAAGAGAAAGGCGGGCACGGCCATGAGGGGCTGGGGCAGGCTGGAGAACACGCTCCAAAGGGCAGCGCCCAAGACGCTCACACCCCGGGGGATCAAGACCAGGCTGATGGCCAGTCCTTCGGGGATGTTGTGCACGGCGATGGCCAGGGTGATGAAAACCCCCAAGGCCTCCCCGCCCCCGAAGGCCACCCCTACCCCGATCCCCTCGGCGAAGGAGTGCAGGGTCATGATGCCCACCATCATGAGGGCCTTGCGGGCATCCAGGCCGTTTAGGGTACCAAAGCTCACCTCCCGGCCATGGAGGAAGCCATGGGAAATCTGGATAAAGAAAAGGCCCAGCACCACCCCCAAGAGGGTACGGCCCAGGTGGTAGTGCACCCCCTCGTAGATGAGGCCGAAGCTGGCGGCCAGCATAAGCCCAGCGGCAGCGGCGTTGGCCAGGCCTAGGTGGTGGGCAAGGATCCTTCGGGTGAAGACGAAGGGAATGGCCCCTAGACCGGTGGCGATGGCGGTGAGAAGGGCGTACAGGAAGACGGCCCAAGGGGAGATGGATAGAGGTTCCATGGCCTTGATATTACTGCAAGTGATTACTGTTAGCAATAAGCCAATCCCGGACCACCCGGGCCACCGCTTCCCGGTCCCGGTCCAAGAGGAGGTCATGCCCGCTTTCCGGGAAGACCAGGTAGTCCTTTCTTGGGCTTCCCAAAAGGGCGTGGTAGCCCCGTACCCCTGCGGGGGCCACCACCTTGTCCCGGCCCGCCTCGATCACCATGGCCTTGGCCTGCACCCTGGGCAGGACCTCGGGGGTGCGGCGCATTAAGGCCAGAAGCTGAAGCAGGGCCCGGGTGGGGAAGTAGGGGTAGTTGGGGTTCTGCCCTTTAAGCTCGGGGTCCTGGATGGAGTCGGGGCCAGGAAAACGGGGGATGAGCCAGGCCAAGAGGGGAGCCAGGGGGGCAAGGGGGTGCTTGAGGGCCAGGGCTGGGGCCAGGGCCACCAGGGCCTGGGTGGGGTTTTCTGCGGCCAGGTGGGCGGCCAGGAGGGCGCCCATGGAAAGGCCCACCACCCCTCGAGGCTCGGGTAGCTTCTGGTATGCCTCCTGGGCCACCGCCAGCCAGTCCTGCCAGCGCACCCGAAGAAGGTCCTCTGGCCGGGTGCCATGGCCTGGCAGGGCCGGTTGAACCACGGTAAAACCGGCCTCCCGCAACACCCGGGGTAAGGGGCCCAGGGTGAGGACGGGGTGGGAGGTAAAGCCGTGGAGCAAGAGGAGATGCATACCTAAGGATACCCCGCCTGGACGTTGGGGAGGGGGCATGGTAAAACGGGAAGGAATGCTGGGTGAGCCCTCAGGTTATCTCGGCCAACCGCAAGGCTATCTTGAAGGTAACCTTGCAGAGTTTCCCTTCGTGGCCCTGGCGGGGGCTTTGATGAGCACCGGGCGCACGGGAAGGCTTCTGGTCCGTACCCCTTACCTGGAGGGAGAGGTTTTTTTGCGGGGTGGCCAGGTGGTCCACGCCCGGGTCTGGTCAGGGGAAAAGGGCCTGGAGGGAGAGGAGGCCCTGGACCTGCTTTCCGGTCTCAAACGGGCACCCTACCGCTTTGAGCCCGAGGTTTTGCCACCCCACACCACCTTGTTGGGAGGGCTTGCGGTACCCGCCCGCCTGGCGGAGGCCGAGGCTCAGTGGCAGGGGCTTTCCCTACCCTCCGACTGGGGGTACGTCCTGCGTCTGCCCACCAAGGGAGGCCAGGTGGAGCTTGGCCCCGAGGCCTTGCGGGTTCTGGCCCAGGTGGAGGGGAAGCGCATGGTGGAGGTGCTCCTGGCCCCCGGGGTGTTGCGCTTGGCCCGCATCCTGCACACCCTATTGCAGATGGGGGTCCTGGAGGCGGTGCCCTTGGTGGAGGTGCCGCCCGCTTCCCTTTTGGTCCTTCCCATCTACGGCCCTGGGTCAGGGGTAGCCTATGTGGACGAGTCCCTTTACGCCGAGTGGGCCCGGGCCATCCGCCATGCCTTCCGCCTTCGCCTAAAGCGCCTCGAGGCCCTGATGGAAGTGCGGCCCAGGCCCAATATCCCGGGGCGGCTGGGCCTATTGGAGGAGGATCTCAAGCGCCTCCGCCTCAGGCGGGGGGATAGGGTAGAGGTGGTGCCGGAGGTATAGCCATGGATATCCTGACCCTAAACGAGTATCTCAACCGGATCGTATACGGCTTCCCCATGAAGCTTTTCTTTTTGCTGGTGGGAGCTT from Thermus caldifontis carries:
- a CDS encoding ZIP family metal transporter — encoded protein: MEPLSISPWAVFLYALLTAIATGLGAIPFVFTRRILAHHLGLANAAAAGLMLAASFGLIYEGVHYHLGRTLLGVVLGLFFIQISHGFLHGREVSFGTLNGLDARKALMMVGIMTLHSFAEGIGVGVAFGGGEALGVFITLAIAVHNIPEGLAISLVLIPRGVSVLGAALWSVFSSLPQPLMAVPAFLFVELFKPALPVGLGFAAGAMIWMVAAEILPEALREAKAEGVATVLTLAVALMVAFQILLGG
- a CDS encoding DUF4388 domain-containing protein, which produces MLGEPSGYLGQPQGYLEGNLAEFPFVALAGALMSTGRTGRLLVRTPYLEGEVFLRGGQVVHARVWSGEKGLEGEEALDLLSGLKRAPYRFEPEVLPPHTTLLGGLAVPARLAEAEAQWQGLSLPSDWGYVLRLPTKGGQVELGPEALRVLAQVEGKRMVEVLLAPGVLRLARILHTLLQMGVLEAVPLVEVPPASLLVLPIYGPGSGVAYVDESLYAEWARAIRHAFRLRLKRLEALMEVRPRPNIPGRLGLLEEDLKRLRLRRGDRVEVVPEV
- a CDS encoding alpha/beta hydrolase; its protein translation is MHLLLLHGFTSHPVLTLGPLPRVLREAGFTVVQPALPGHGTRPEDLLRVRWQDWLAVAQEAYQKLPEPRGVVGLSMGALLAAHLAAENPTQALVALAPALALKHPLAPLAPLLAWLIPRFPGPDSIQDPELKGQNPNYPYFPTRALLQLLALMRRTPEVLPRVQAKAMVIEAGRDKVVAPAGVRGYHALLGSPRKDYLVFPESGHDLLLDRDREAVARVVRDWLIANSNHLQ
- a CDS encoding DNA/RNA nuclease SfsA, with amino-acid sequence MWALPLPPLKPCRFLGRKNRFLVEADVGPLHLPNSGRMAELLLPGAPCFYHPRPTRKTVGRMVLVESQGVLVGVDASLANRLLELLLKEGFFGSLADLRKEVRFGGERLDFSARIGDKEALLEAKNCNRVEEDLALFPDAPTPRGARHLRLLSAFARNGGLAYAVWMVQHPLAQAFALDPEDGFLYRAAREAEEAGVRLLAFRVRPALEALHLEGELPWVWLPPKENLEGHHQGHG